In Candidatus Kryptobacter tengchongensis, a genomic segment contains:
- a CDS encoding 8-oxo-dGTP pyrophosphatase MutT, NUDIX family: protein MLREHSAGAVVYREEGGEYKFLILKYGLGHWDFPKGNVEKGESEIETVKREIAEETGIDQIEIIEGFKEGVGYYYRLKGNLVYKTVNYYLAKTEQKDVKLSYEHEDYAWVTIDEALKYIKHKNSINVLNKAYQYIKNKKSESR from the coding sequence TTGCTTCGTGAACATTCGGCAGGTGCAGTTGTTTATAGAGAGGAAGGAGGGGAGTATAAATTTTTAATTTTAAAATATGGACTTGGGCATTGGGATTTTCCGAAAGGTAATGTTGAAAAAGGAGAAAGTGAAATTGAAACAGTTAAAAGGGAAATTGCTGAAGAAACAGGAATTGACCAAATAGAAATAATTGAGGGTTTTAAAGAAGGGGTTGGATATTACTACAGATTGAAAGGAAATTTAGTTTATAAAACTGTAAATTATTATCTCGCCAAAACAGAGCAAAAGGATGTGAAATTATCTTATGAGCATGAAGATTACGCTTGGGTTACTATTGATGAGGCACTAAAATATATCAAGCATAAAAATAGTATCAATGTTTTAAATAAAGCCTATCAGTACATAAAAAATAAAAAAAGTGAGTCCAGGTGA
- a CDS encoding Por secretion system C-terminal sorting domain-containing protein: MMRKIFLNIFLLSFLFYSTIYSQQGLIFKLFDNPDVPNGPVYAILPYGDTVFVGGAFHFWGPPIGSFGALDLKTGDVDTNFFRLLNGQINTIIPDGKGGFYLGGYYTLKVMGKNGLIKSFSGIIHVNSDGSIDDNFKLSPNLRLREEIIVNKMILLDSILYVAGKFRIIGDSIRTHIAALDARTGKVLPWKTDSIIVQYLGIKALAISDSVLFIGGDIQKIGNSTRYGIAALNIKTGELLPWNPMVKFGSSAGKVYAIAVNDGDVYIGGQFDSVGTYKRLSLALINKITGEIKGWNPAATYSQGDNYPAIVNVIKTYNSNLYVGGSFNYINVEKRNKIACFDLSTGQLTSWKANLSFTHQNVITGSEVYDLAFVGDTIFIAGNTLTGIVTSTDTIFRYGIIALNVNGNVVDWKGSVVDNDDDNPPGLQSMIGALVFSIQPWNGKLLVAANPSTRIMGSLGRQVKQRNSLCAVNAKTGKIINDWIGPEFNFVEQPYSINQQGNYINQPVKLISALAIMDSTLYVGGNMALTGGRWYDYLNVRGYPDIFVALDLKTGQVKKKWNFGTANNTLNYWAGYNGVKKIIPTPRAIYVAGGFGYYLPETRGLVIIEPRTGSILNWSAKLFGGVNSIDIKNDTLFVAGWFTKVLDTIPRTFMAAFSTRLDSVKLLDWQTDPFHVGYDQYNRITTAPIDIAIDDSVIYICGGFTITGDSTRERIASIYTYNGKVTKWKPEIQSGSYYYSSVALTDSVAYFAGSSVEALSKKTGKKVSREWQLRGHPTSTSKVVEVNQKYRHVYIGGKFIDIFDGNNSYPIPFFIVRPYAEDIATAIEKTPHIIPNNYQLYQNYPNPFNPATKIEFEIPQKEHVKLTIYDILGREVMKVFEDEISAGRYSISVDMSGYPSGVYFYRLEAGKFVSVKKMMLIK, from the coding sequence ATGATGAGGAAGATTTTTTTGAATATCTTCTTATTATCGTTTTTGTTTTATTCTACTATTTACTCGCAACAGGGTCTTATTTTTAAGCTTTTTGATAACCCCGATGTTCCCAACGGTCCCGTGTATGCTATACTTCCATATGGAGATACTGTTTTTGTCGGTGGAGCTTTTCATTTCTGGGGACCACCAATAGGTTCTTTTGGGGCGCTTGATCTCAAAACAGGTGATGTAGATACAAACTTTTTCAGGTTGTTAAATGGTCAAATAAATACAATTATTCCTGATGGTAAGGGCGGTTTTTATTTAGGCGGTTATTATACTCTTAAGGTTATGGGGAAAAATGGTCTCATAAAATCTTTTAGCGGAATCATTCACGTAAATTCAGATGGAAGCATTGATGACAATTTTAAACTTTCACCTAATCTTAGACTTAGAGAAGAAATAATCGTAAATAAAATGATATTGCTTGATTCCATACTCTATGTAGCAGGTAAATTCAGAATAATTGGAGATTCTATAAGAACTCACATTGCTGCGCTTGACGCAAGAACTGGAAAAGTATTGCCTTGGAAAACGGATTCAATAATTGTACAATATTTAGGGATCAAAGCGTTAGCTATTTCAGATTCGGTATTATTCATTGGCGGAGACATTCAAAAGATCGGAAACTCAACAAGATATGGAATCGCCGCACTCAATATCAAAACAGGGGAACTTTTACCTTGGAATCCTATGGTTAAATTTGGCTCATCTGCAGGCAAAGTTTATGCAATTGCCGTTAATGATGGAGATGTATATATTGGAGGTCAATTTGATTCAGTTGGGACATATAAAAGATTATCACTTGCTTTAATCAACAAAATAACTGGTGAAATTAAAGGATGGAATCCGGCAGCAACTTACAGCCAAGGTGACAACTATCCCGCCATTGTAAATGTTATCAAAACATACAATTCAAATTTATATGTAGGTGGTTCGTTTAATTACATTAATGTAGAAAAAAGAAATAAAATCGCTTGTTTTGACCTTTCAACAGGTCAATTAACCAGCTGGAAAGCAAATCTATCTTTCACACATCAGAATGTAATCACAGGCTCAGAAGTATATGATTTAGCATTTGTTGGAGATACCATATTTATTGCTGGAAATACACTAACAGGAATAGTAACCTCTACCGATACAATTTTTAGATACGGCATTATAGCTCTCAATGTTAATGGAAATGTAGTAGATTGGAAAGGCAGTGTCGTTGATAATGACGATGACAATCCCCCAGGTCTTCAGAGTATGATTGGAGCACTGGTTTTTTCAATACAACCATGGAATGGTAAATTACTTGTTGCAGCCAATCCTTCTACAAGGATAATGGGCTCGCTTGGAAGACAGGTAAAACAAAGAAATTCGCTTTGCGCAGTTAATGCAAAAACAGGAAAAATAATAAACGATTGGATTGGTCCTGAGTTTAATTTTGTTGAACAACCTTATTCTATAAATCAACAAGGAAATTATATTAATCAACCTGTTAAACTAATATCTGCTCTTGCTATAATGGATTCAACTCTTTATGTTGGGGGGAATATGGCTTTAACAGGTGGACGTTGGTATGACTATTTAAATGTAAGGGGCTATCCTGATATCTTTGTTGCGCTTGATTTAAAAACAGGTCAAGTTAAGAAAAAATGGAATTTCGGGACAGCAAATAATACGCTCAATTATTGGGCGGGTTACAATGGAGTAAAAAAGATAATACCAACTCCACGTGCAATTTATGTCGCAGGTGGTTTTGGTTATTATTTACCTGAAACAAGGGGACTCGTGATTATAGAACCAAGAACTGGCTCAATCCTGAATTGGAGCGCCAAGCTGTTTGGGGGAGTTAATTCAATAGACATTAAAAATGATACATTATTTGTTGCTGGATGGTTCACTAAGGTACTTGATACAATACCAAGAACATTTATGGCTGCATTTTCAACAAGACTTGACAGCGTTAAACTTCTTGACTGGCAAACAGACCCATTCCATGTTGGATATGACCAATACAATAGAATTACAACCGCACCGATAGATATAGCAATAGATGACTCAGTAATTTATATTTGCGGAGGTTTCACTATCACTGGCGATTCAACAAGAGAAAGAATTGCATCAATTTACACATATAATGGAAAAGTAACAAAGTGGAAACCTGAAATTCAATCTGGTTCTTATTACTACTCTTCGGTTGCTTTAACTGACTCAGTCGCTTATTTTGCCGGGTCATCGGTTGAAGCGTTAAGTAAAAAAACGGGTAAGAAAGTTAGTAGAGAGTGGCAATTACGGGGACATCCGACTTCAACTTCAAAAGTTGTTGAAGTTAATCAAAAATATAGGCATGTTTACATAGGTGGTAAATTTATTGACATCTTTGATGGTAATAATAGCTACCCAATTCCTTTCTTTATTGTCCGACCTTACGCAGAAGATATAGCAACTGCTATTGAGAAAACCCCACACATTATTCCAAATAATTATCAACTATATCAGAACTATCCTAATCCATTTAATCCTGCGACGAAGATAGAGTTTGAAATACCACAGAAGGAACATGTTAAGCTAACAATTTATGATATTCTTGGCAGAGAGGTCATGAAGGTATTTGAGGATGAGATTTCTGCTGGGAGGTACAGTATTAGTGTGGATATGAGTGGATATCCAAGTGGGGTTTATTTCTATCGTCTTGAGGCAGGCAAGTTCGTAAGTGTTAAGAAGATGATGTTGATAAAGTAA
- a CDS encoding heptosyltransferase-2, with the protein MNTFERILITRLRFIGDVVLTTPVIRAVRNKFTNSYIAYLADKNAISLLENNPYLDELIPFDFSWGMKEQIKFIKELRAKKFDLVIDLFGNPRSAILTFLSGARTRIGGEFGWRKYLYTHPIPKSAERKNAIKFHLDYLKPIGITFNEPLSEIDIKTEIFLTDEERKWAINYLKGKGIDLNRKTVGIHPGATWPAKMWLKENFAMLADKISSKLNANVIITHSKEETELAIEVFNLTNKRNITLLDSLNLRELASVLSMLDLYISNDCGPMHIAVAVGTKTIGIFGPGEEDIWFPYPESKGYKALRVDVECHPCHLDFCNRKGDDYMKCMKLLTVDMVFNEVVRLIKRG; encoded by the coding sequence ATGAACACTTTTGAAAGGATTTTGATAACGCGCCTTCGGTTTATAGGTGATGTCGTGCTAACAACCCCTGTTATAAGAGCGGTGCGAAACAAATTCACTAACTCATACATCGCTTACCTTGCTGATAAAAACGCAATCTCACTCCTTGAAAATAATCCATATCTTGATGAGCTGATACCGTTTGATTTCTCTTGGGGCATGAAGGAACAAATTAAATTTATCAAGGAATTAAGGGCGAAAAAATTTGACCTTGTAATTGATTTATTTGGAAACCCAAGAAGCGCAATTCTAACTTTTTTAAGCGGGGCAAGGACGAGAATTGGTGGAGAATTTGGATGGCGAAAATATCTTTATACCCACCCGATACCAAAAAGCGCCGAAAGAAAAAACGCGATAAAATTTCACCTTGATTATCTGAAGCCAATTGGGATTACATTTAACGAGCCTTTATCTGAAATTGACATTAAAACTGAAATCTTTCTTACAGATGAAGAAAGAAAATGGGCAATTAATTATCTAAAGGGGAAAGGGATTGACTTAAATAGAAAAACTGTTGGAATCCATCCCGGGGCAACATGGCCTGCCAAAATGTGGCTGAAGGAAAATTTCGCAATGCTTGCGGATAAAATCTCATCAAAACTTAATGCTAATGTAATCATCACTCATTCAAAAGAGGAAACAGAGTTAGCAATTGAAGTTTTCAACCTCACCAATAAAAGAAATATAACACTGCTTGACTCGCTTAATTTACGGGAACTTGCAAGCGTTTTATCTATGCTTGATCTATATATTTCAAATGATTGTGGACCTATGCATATTGCTGTTGCTGTTGGAACGAAAACAATTGGGATTTTTGGACCAGGAGAGGAAGATATATGGTTCCCATACCCCGAAAGCAAAGGCTATAAAGCTTTAAGGGTAGATGTTGAATGTCACCCCTGCCATCTTGATTTCTGCAATAGAAAGGGAGATGATTATATGAAATGCATGAAATTATTAACGGTTGATATGGTTTTCAATGAAGTGGTAAGATTAATTAAAAGGGGCTGA
- a CDS encoding Por secretion system C-terminal sorting domain-containing protein, which yields MAKRIILIVLVFISMLSILNSQVSQVFTVYQREPNLEDFYHARVKYDAQGNIYVLSYDGRRFYTTNNKNGYFGPFKPIARAHTQIPDFNFFTYLADRYDFAVDTSDVIHIAFASFKAGFGYGDSDRVYMFYTNSQVDTVYYLGTTALPISGYISPYYFQVNVIRTTDAQIVVNFLHYFPFYTVIKWTQLVNPSANNITPKTIQINLPNSANPFAGPSVIPFANKNLFVNLIYRAHDNLYPYDTLYVENFLLKYDINGQGQIISHSTSSTPVLPVEIPLHMADYNDSYKTIAKFQISLTQNGLMPMTSPLDNSIFTLDRDNKLHVLKIGSGYGYYLFQNLPISDLSGYSLYHPIDQSIFPSNLTNPTSGVLKYSSIDALNSNDAVILFNYPEYLVRQKQGNFIYKYLIPYSEIKFSGPQQYKALNLVKHDNKPYLFNTARYELLNDSTGVIYLFEIRETNNEFLTEFDTADIKKIYLPGHIGLRPRFSSWIYPIARVDKNNQIHLLIFKVLSHGNTDLGQWYYYKLTSNLQLEGGYSVMPDTIPQGTYIDFDIDDNGIAHVVYVKYENNTGIIYYTNNSSGTFAPPINTGGTLSISGTNWVRIKSTNNGNVYIIYLNYVSGVNFVYGNLNGFSNPKRLFISENLDIGGGRTDIAFEVDKNGNMHCFEKSYWLNYSKDLLSYKYKLVRDSVISIPTSAGLYTNLDSPQFVSILRDRDRNIHVLGITKTQKIYHINSLDNFQSVRTYNLSDFGITNFTRQGEIFWDDFKPFAYEDLERIYFIAGEALRYYLIGWIPDAITGVKKDENITPSKFALYQNYPNPFNPATKIEFEIPQKEHVKLTIYDILGREVMKVFEDEISAGRYSISVDMSGYPSGVYFYRLEAGKFVSVKKMMLIK from the coding sequence ATGGCTAAGAGAATTATCCTCATCGTTTTAGTTTTTATTTCTATGCTCTCAATCCTAAATTCTCAAGTTTCCCAAGTATTTACAGTATATCAGAGAGAGCCCAACCTTGAAGATTTTTACCATGCCAGGGTAAAATATGATGCACAGGGAAATATCTATGTTCTGAGTTACGACGGGAGAAGATTTTATACAACGAATAATAAAAACGGGTATTTCGGTCCATTTAAACCAATTGCTCGCGCTCACACCCAAATCCCAGATTTCAATTTCTTTACTTATCTTGCAGATAGATACGATTTTGCTGTTGACACATCTGATGTAATCCATATAGCATTTGCATCTTTTAAAGCGGGTTTTGGATATGGCGATTCAGATAGAGTGTATATGTTTTATACAAACTCTCAAGTTGATACTGTTTATTATTTGGGTACAACTGCCTTACCAATTTCTGGTTATATTTCGCCTTATTATTTTCAAGTTAATGTAATTAGAACAACAGATGCTCAAATCGTTGTCAATTTCCTTCACTATTTTCCGTTTTATACTGTAATTAAATGGACTCAACTTGTTAATCCTTCAGCAAATAACATTACACCTAAAACTATACAGATTAATCTGCCAAATTCTGCCAACCCATTTGCCGGACCTTCTGTTATCCCATTTGCAAATAAAAATCTTTTCGTTAACCTAATTTACAGAGCTCATGATAATCTTTACCCCTATGATACTCTTTATGTTGAAAATTTTCTCTTAAAATATGACATCAATGGTCAAGGACAAATAATATCCCATAGCACTTCTTCAACTCCAGTTCTTCCCGTAGAAATCCCTTTGCATATGGCTGACTATAACGATAGTTACAAGACCATTGCAAAATTTCAAATATCATTAACTCAAAATGGATTGATGCCAATGACATCTCCTCTTGACAATTCAATTTTCACACTTGATAGAGATAACAAACTGCATGTTTTAAAAATTGGTTCGGGTTATGGGTATTATCTATTTCAAAATCTCCCCATCTCTGACCTTTCAGGCTATTCATTATATCACCCAATTGACCAATCAATCTTCCCCTCAAATCTTACTAATCCCACCTCTGGTGTATTGAAATATAGTAGTATAGATGCATTAAACTCAAACGATGCTGTAATTTTATTTAATTATCCCGAATATTTAGTCAGGCAGAAACAGGGCAATTTTATTTATAAATATCTTATCCCCTACTCCGAGATTAAATTTTCTGGTCCTCAGCAATACAAGGCTCTCAATCTTGTCAAGCATGATAACAAACCTTACCTGTTTAACACGGCAAGATATGAATTATTGAACGATTCAACAGGAGTTATATATCTATTTGAGATAAGGGAAACAAACAACGAATTTTTAACTGAATTTGATACGGCAGATATTAAAAAGATTTATCTACCTGGACATATCGGATTAAGACCAAGATTTTCATCATGGATATATCCCATTGCTAGAGTTGATAAAAACAATCAAATTCACTTGCTTATTTTTAAAGTTTTATCCCATGGTAACACCGATTTGGGGCAATGGTATTATTACAAATTAACATCAAACCTCCAACTTGAAGGAGGTTACAGTGTTATGCCAGATACGATTCCGCAAGGGACATATATAGACTTTGACATTGATGACAATGGAATTGCTCATGTTGTGTATGTGAAGTATGAAAATAATACCGGAATTATCTACTATACAAATAATTCATCTGGAACCTTTGCTCCTCCGATCAATACTGGTGGGACGCTTTCTATATCGGGCACCAATTGGGTTAGAATAAAGTCAACAAATAATGGGAATGTATATATAATCTACCTTAATTATGTCAGCGGCGTTAACTTTGTTTATGGGAACTTAAATGGTTTTTCAAATCCGAAAAGATTATTTATCTCAGAAAATTTAGACATTGGAGGTGGCAGAACTGATATTGCGTTTGAGGTTGATAAAAATGGAAATATGCATTGCTTTGAAAAATCTTACTGGCTAAACTATTCAAAAGATCTTTTATCCTATAAATATAAGCTTGTCCGCGACTCTGTGATCTCAATACCCACATCAGCAGGGTTATACACAAACCTTGATAGCCCGCAGTTTGTTTCAATCCTCAGAGATAGAGATAGGAACATCCATGTGCTTGGAATTACAAAAACTCAAAAAATTTATCATATTAATTCGCTTGATAATTTCCAAAGCGTTCGGACATACAACCTTTCTGATTTTGGAATAACTAATTTCACACGTCAAGGCGAGATATTCTGGGATGATTTTAAACCGTTTGCTTATGAAGATTTGGAGAGAATTTATTTTATTGCCGGGGAAGCACTTAGATATTATTTGATAGGTTGGATTCCAGATGCAATAACAGGTGTTAAAAAAGATGAAAATATAACTCCAAGTAAATTTGCTTTATATCAGAACTATCCTAATCCATTTAATCCTGCGACGAAGATAGAGTTTGAAATACCACAGAAGGAACATGTTAAGCTAACAATTTATGATATTCTTGGCAGAGAGGTCATGAAGGTATTTGAGGATGAGATTTCTGCTGGGAGGTACAGTATTAGTGTGGATATGAGTGGATATCCAAGTGGGGTTTATTTCTATCGTCTTGAGGCAGGCAAGTTCGTAAGTGTTAAGAAGATGATGTTGATAAAGTAA
- a CDS encoding 2-oxoisovalerate ferredoxin oxidoreductase alpha subunit → MPKQLMKGNEAVVRGAILAGCRAFFGYPITPASEIAEAAALLMPEVGGVFIQAESEVAAINMLFGAASGGIRAMTASSSPGISLMQEGISYAAGAELPMVIVDVMRGGPGLGNIAPEQGDYYQVVKGGGHGNYKVIVLAPNSVQEMCDLTYLAFDLAEKYRNPVYVLADGFIGQMVEPVEFPEPKIPEIDKSWCVDGTAETRHNLITSIYLAPEELEQHNLRLKEKYERIKKEEVRYEAYKTNDADVILIGYGIVSRILKSVVDIMREDGYKVGLLRPITLFPFPEEKIRELAKTTQLFFVVELSTGQMVDDVKLALNGMREVRFYGRCGGMVPSAEEIVEQVKSIFEEIEKEIEHQK, encoded by the coding sequence ATGCCAAAACAATTAATGAAAGGAAATGAAGCTGTTGTAAGGGGGGCAATTTTAGCTGGATGTAGAGCATTTTTCGGATATCCAATTACGCCAGCAAGTGAAATTGCCGAAGCTGCTGCACTTCTAATGCCTGAGGTTGGAGGGGTTTTTATCCAGGCAGAAAGTGAGGTTGCGGCAATTAATATGTTATTTGGTGCTGCAAGTGGTGGCATTAGAGCAATGACAGCGTCATCAAGCCCAGGAATAAGCTTAATGCAAGAGGGTATTTCATATGCAGCTGGCGCAGAACTTCCAATGGTTATAGTTGATGTGATGAGGGGTGGACCCGGGCTTGGGAACATAGCACCAGAGCAAGGAGATTATTACCAGGTGGTTAAAGGTGGAGGACATGGAAATTATAAGGTTATCGTCCTTGCCCCGAACTCAGTTCAAGAAATGTGTGACTTAACTTATCTTGCTTTTGACCTCGCCGAAAAATATAGAAACCCTGTGTATGTCCTTGCTGATGGATTTATAGGTCAAATGGTGGAACCAGTTGAATTTCCAGAGCCGAAAATTCCAGAGATTGATAAATCATGGTGCGTTGACGGGACTGCTGAGACAAGACATAACCTTATAACATCCATTTATCTTGCACCAGAGGAACTTGAACAGCATAACCTGAGGCTTAAGGAGAAATACGAACGAATTAAAAAAGAAGAAGTCAGATACGAAGCATATAAAACTAATGATGCTGATGTGATTCTTATTGGATATGGGATTGTTTCAAGAATTTTGAAGAGCGTCGTTGATATAATGAGGGAGGATGGATATAAAGTTGGATTGTTAAGACCGATTACTCTTTTCCCGTTCCCAGAGGAAAAAATTAGAGAGCTTGCAAAAACTACACAGCTCTTTTTCGTAGTTGAGTTAAGCACTGGGCAAATGGTTGATGATGTTAAGCTTGCTTTGAATGGGATGCGTGAGGTTAGGTTTTATGGAAGATGCGGTGGAATGGTGCCATCAGCTGAGGAAATAGTTGAGCAAGTTAAATCTATTTTTGAAGAGATTGAAAAAGAAATTGAACATCAAAAGTGA
- a CDS encoding extracellular protein, translating into MILFLLYLIFVFSSDIHKKIEDIKKYAVCYSKVSVDEIESFELLILDPDHYTADEIAKFKEYDVILIAYINIAEFETYRGYSIPDSLIIGKNPNWENHFYVDITSDIWQDLIFNQIIPKIISKNFDGFFIDMIDIVQIFPHFREKVIDMIRLMKAQNKGKFIIANNGWALIDTLKNYVDAFLIEGLFTRYDFQRKRYFVRFEKEYASKVEILKSLGKKIFTLDFLSENDKRRSYVKNLSRYYGFTPYVSTIELNKIYR; encoded by the coding sequence ATGATTTTGTTTTTACTTTATCTTATCTTCGTTTTTTCTTCCGATATACACAAAAAGATTGAGGACATCAAAAAATACGCTGTTTGTTATTCAAAGGTATCAGTAGATGAGATAGAAAGTTTTGAACTTTTAATCCTTGACCCAGACCATTACACAGCGGATGAAATAGCGAAGTTTAAAGAATATGATGTAATTTTAATAGCATACATCAACATAGCAGAATTTGAAACCTATCGGGGTTATTCCATCCCAGATTCCTTGATAATTGGAAAGAACCCAAATTGGGAAAATCATTTTTATGTTGATATAACATCTGATATCTGGCAGGATTTAATTTTCAATCAAATTATTCCGAAAATAATATCAAAGAATTTTGATGGCTTTTTCATTGATATGATAGACATTGTTCAAATTTTCCCGCATTTTAGGGAAAAGGTGATTGATATGATAAGGCTGATGAAAGCGCAAAATAAAGGGAAATTTATCATTGCCAACAACGGTTGGGCTTTAATTGACACATTAAAAAATTATGTTGATGCCTTTTTGATTGAGGGGCTTTTTACAAGGTATGATTTTCAGAGGAAAAGATACTTTGTTAGGTTTGAGAAGGAGTATGCCAGTAAGGTTGAAATTTTGAAATCTTTGGGTAAGAAAATTTTTACGCTTGATTTTTTGTCAGAAAATGATAAAAGAAGAAGTTATGTTAAGAACCTTTCACGATATTATGGATTTACGCCCTATGTGTCAACGATAGAACTAAATAAAATTTATAGATGA
- a CDS encoding Hpt domain-containing protein, producing the protein MSATSDDFNLKNLQKIFLSIAEKKAKQMMEAIELKNFDLVKLYAHRLKGSGGSYGFSRITEISSQIEQKCIQNSCDEVIKLVQELHNLIDKLKQEICSE; encoded by the coding sequence ATGAGCGCTACATCGGATGATTTTAACTTAAAAAACTTGCAGAAAATTTTTTTAAGTATCGCAGAAAAGAAAGCAAAGCAGATGATGGAGGCAATTGAATTAAAAAATTTTGATTTAGTTAAACTATACGCACATCGACTTAAAGGTTCCGGTGGATCATATGGCTTCTCAAGGATTACAGAAATCTCATCTCAAATAGAGCAGAAATGTATCCAGAACTCTTGCGATGAAGTTATAAAGTTAGTTCAAGAGTTGCATAACCTGATTGATAAATTAAAGCAGGAGATTTGCTCGGAATGA
- a CDS encoding 2-oxoisovalerate ferredoxin oxidoreductase beta subunit translates to MATPTILKKPSTFYDIFTRKPDADKINTHYCPGCGHGKLHKLIAEAIEDFGIQDRVIIINPVGCSVFLYYYFDTGHIQVAHGRAPAVATGIKRVHPHSIVISYQGDGDLAAIGGNEILHAANRGEHITVFFVNNAIYGMTGGQMAPTTLPGMKTTTTPRGRNIHNEGYPLRMAELIATLEAPVYVERVALTDAKNMAKARKAVRKAIQIQIENKGFAFVEALSACPTGWGMNPPDAEKWINEVMTKYFPLGVFKDISDKVEPVKFEKKILTPEEIKKAIGIDGETIVGVKKYQRNRIAEKYKNPKIKVAGFGGQGILLLGLVLAQAGMLEEYHVSWLPSYGPEMRGGTANCHVNISETEIASPLVSIPTVLIAMNRPSLEKFEPTVKPGGVIFYDNSLIDIEPSRKDVEIVPVPATKIADDLGSTKAANMVMIGAYIGYTGILTKESIFDALDLTVKRKELNEINRKAIEAGIKFVV, encoded by the coding sequence ATGGCAACGCCAACAATACTTAAAAAACCCAGCACTTTTTATGATATTTTCACAAGAAAACCGGATGCAGATAAAATAAACACTCACTATTGTCCAGGATGCGGTCATGGGAAACTTCATAAACTTATAGCTGAGGCAATTGAAGATTTTGGAATTCAAGATAGAGTTATAATCATTAACCCAGTTGGTTGTTCTGTTTTCCTTTATTACTACTTTGATACTGGACATATTCAAGTAGCGCATGGTAGAGCTCCAGCGGTTGCTACGGGAATTAAAAGGGTTCACCCACATAGCATAGTTATAAGCTACCAAGGTGATGGTGATCTTGCAGCAATAGGTGGAAATGAGATTTTACACGCAGCAAATCGTGGTGAGCATATAACTGTTTTCTTTGTTAATAACGCAATTTATGGGATGACAGGTGGTCAAATGGCTCCAACGACATTGCCAGGGATGAAAACGACAACGACGCCTCGTGGAAGGAATATTCACAATGAAGGTTATCCATTGAGGATGGCTGAGCTGATTGCAACGCTTGAAGCACCTGTATATGTTGAACGGGTTGCTTTAACAGATGCAAAAAATATGGCAAAAGCGAGAAAAGCAGTAAGAAAAGCAATTCAAATTCAAATTGAAAACAAGGGATTTGCTTTTGTTGAGGCGCTCTCCGCTTGCCCAACTGGCTGGGGAATGAATCCACCAGACGCGGAAAAGTGGATTAATGAAGTTATGACCAAATATTTCCCTCTTGGCGTCTTTAAAGATATTTCAGATAAAGTTGAACCTGTAAAGTTTGAAAAGAAAATTTTAACGCCTGAGGAAATCAAAAAAGCAATCGGCATTGATGGTGAGACGATCGTGGGGGTGAAAAAATATCAAAGAAACAGAATTGCTGAAAAATATAAAAATCCAAAGATCAAAGTTGCAGGTTTTGGTGGTCAAGGGATACTTTTGCTCGGGCTTGTGCTTGCTCAGGCGGGAATGCTTGAGGAATATCATGTCTCCTGGCTTCCATCTTATGGACCTGAAATGAGAGGCGGGACGGCAAATTGTCATGTTAATATCTCTGAAACTGAGATCGCCTCGCCCCTTGTCTCAATTCCAACCGTATTAATAGCAATGAATAGACCTTCACTTGAAAAATTTGAACCAACTGTTAAACCCGGTGGAGTCATATTTTATGATAATTCATTGATTGATATTGAGCCATCAAGAAAAGATGTTGAAATTGTCCCTGTGCCAGCAACTAAAATTGCGGATGACCTTGGCTCAACGAAAGCTGCAAATATGGTTATGATCGGAGCATATATCGGTTATACAGGGATCCTAACAAAGGAAAGTATATTTGACGCACTTGATTTAACTGTTAAGAGAAAAGAATTAAACGAGATAAACAGAAAAGCAATTGAAGCGGGAATTAAATTTGTCGTATGA